The sequence ACAAGCATGACGGGAATAGTCACAATAAGACCGAACATAGTCGTTATCAGCGCTTCGGATATACCGCCCGCCATCAGCCTCGGGTCGCCGGAGCCGTAAAGGGTGATCACGTGGAATGTGCTTATCATCCCCGTAACTGTACCGAGAAGACCAAGCATCGGCGCAACAGCAGCGCATGTGGAAAGATGTGAGAGGTTTCTCTCAATAACCGGCACTTCCTTAAGAAGAGCCTCGTTGAGTATGTTTTCCCTCGCCTGCAAAGTGCATGAGCGGTAAGGTATTATCGCCATGCAAACCCTGCCCATCGGGGAGGTCTTTATGCTTTCGGCGTTTTTGAGAGCCTCATCCGTCTTGCCGGCTTCAAGCTTTGAGGCTATCCCGTCAACAGCGTCCAAACCGCCCAAACCTTTGAAATAGAGGCTGTACGCTCTCTCCAGAGCAAGGAGGAACGCAAACACCGCAACAAGAATAATGGGGATTATCAGAAGCCCGCCTTTTTTAAGCTGGGAAAGGAGCGTGATTTTGTTCTCCCACTGCTTGAAAACGGCGCCGCCCGAGAAGTCCAGAGACATATCGTCAGATTCCCCTTTGAAATATTTTTCCACCAGCCCGCGCTCCTTTGAGGGTACGCCGGCAACTTTCTGCAAGCCGCCTTCAAGGCTTCTGGCAAGGTAGCCGTGCTCGTTTCCGTCTTTATAAACATCAGCGAAGGTGCCGATAGAGAGCACCTGAACATTTTTCTGAGTTCCGTCAGTATCTGTCACAGACATATCACGCAGACTCACCCTTGAGGCATAACCGATGAAGTCCAGATAGCTCCCAGCGAGAAAGCTGAGCTTGGCGAGAGGCTCCTCTCCTTTTTTAAAGAAGTCGCCGCCGCCGGGAATAGCATAAGACGGGTATTCCTGAGCCATCACAAAGAAATCCTGCATGGCGGCTTCCACCGCCGCCTCAATCTGTGTGAAGCTGCTGTTTTCCCTGCTGAGGGCTTCCCTGTTCTCATTTATAGCCTTTATGTAGCCTTCGCTCTCCCTGCGG is a genomic window of Geovibrio thiophilus containing:
- a CDS encoding MotA/TolQ/ExbB proton channel family protein, with amino-acid sequence MKRLAVIMAAVLIIPAAVFAKDLRVIYKDLVQESETVSKTIEKELQALRNDRSKMKSEVTALERQLAALDAEADSLRRESEGYIKAINENREALSRENSSFTQIEAAVEAAMQDFFVMAQEYPSYAIPGGGDFFKKGEEPLAKLSFLAGSYLDFIGYASRVSLRDMSVTDTDGTQKNVQVLSIGTFADVYKDGNEHGYLARSLEGGLQKVAGVPSKERGLVEKYFKGESDDMSLDFSGGAVFKQWENKITLLSQLKKGGLLIIPIILVAVFAFLLALERAYSLYFKGLGGLDAVDGIASKLEAGKTDEALKNAESIKTSPMGRVCMAIIPYRSCTLQARENILNEALLKEVPVIERNLSHLSTCAAVAPMLGLLGTVTGMISTFHVITLYGSGDPRLMAGGISEALITTMFGLIVTIPVMLVHTFFARRAEILLDRLQEAGMKVFNSAGTEK